One stretch of Brachyhypopomus gauderio isolate BG-103 chromosome 10, BGAUD_0.2, whole genome shotgun sequence DNA includes these proteins:
- the LOC143526194 gene encoding olfactory receptor 1E16-like — protein sequence MTSIQSVSSMNETFFQPTFYISGLYNIPHAKYYYVFLGFVYAVTVLGNSFIMGTIYLARSLHTAKYVAVFNLAFSDLCGSSALIPKLLDMFLFDHQYISYGACLANMFFVLFFMTLQSLTLVTMAYDRLVAICFPLRYHAIVTKTAMSVIIGVMWFVSVTINALLVSLITRLSFCRSTTVNSYFCDVGPLFTLACNDTSINSIMGFVCTAALLYIPMILITISYICIGFALRKIAHVQQTKAMKTCTSHVILVALFYVPVLSVYTTSFTTSIDSNIWIINTGLTQTLPSMLNPIIYTLKTEEVMQAIKQQARRRIFSKRTCCAEFRVHSFAHA from the exons ATGACTTCAATTCAGTCTGTGTCATCAATGAATGAAACATTTTTTCAGCCCACATTTTACATTAGTGGACTTTACAACATTCCACATGCAAAGTACTACTATGTGTTTCTAGGCTTTGTGTATGCTGTAACTGTTTTAGGGAATTCTTTTATAATGGGAACCATCTACCTGGCACGCAGCTTACACACTGCAAAGTATGTAGCTGTCTTCAACTTGGCCTTCTCTGATCTGTGTGGAAGCTCTGCGCTCATTCCAAAGCTTCTGGACATGTTTCTGTTTGACCATCAGTACATATCATATGGAGCATGTCTGGCaaatatgttttttgttttattctttatgACTCTGCAGTCTCTTACTCTGGTTACAATGGCCTATGACAGACTGGTTGCTATATGTTTTCCTCTGAGGTATCATGCTATTGTAACCAAAACTGCTATGAGTGTGATCATAGGTGTTATGTGGTTTGTATCTGTAACTATCAATGCTCTCCTTGTATCTCTGATTACCAGACTGTCCTTCTGTCGATCTACTACAGTTAACAGCTATTTCTGTGATGTTGGCCCTCTCTTTACTTTAGCCTGTAATGATACATCTATAAATTCCATAATGGGTTTTGTCTGTACAGCTGCTCTGCTTTACATTCCAATGATACTGATAACTATATCATATATTTGCATTGGTTTTGCATTGCGGAAGATTGCACACGTTCAGCAAACCAAAGCCATGAAAACCTGCACCTCCCATGTCATATTAGtggctttgttttatgtaccaGTTTTAAGTGTGTACACCACATCTTTTACTACATCTATAGATTCAAATATCTGGATAATCAATACAGGCCTCACACAAACTCTTCCATCCATGTTAAATCCAATCATATACACTCTAAAGACAGAGGAGGTAATGCAGGCTATTAAA cagcaggcacgacggagaattttttccaaacgaacgtgttgtgccgaattccgagtccactcgtttgcacacgcataa